In the Hylaeus volcanicus isolate JK05 chromosome 1, UHH_iyHylVolc1.0_haploid, whole genome shotgun sequence genome, one interval contains:
- the LOC128879065 gene encoding U4/U6 small nuclear ribonucleoprotein Prp3, whose translation MAYLTRKEIDEMKPQIEKAVQKFLGFGEPAIVTTAVNCITSGYDKRKTADKLSALLEDKKASKLTEKIFAIYDDAKATQKSKKRSHMEDKDKDKDAKKPRFRDDEVKNEKTTEAQLSADKIRQMMANAQREIEERKRALKAIKQDESSPIKPLHKSQDSLPTVGSMYNQGLLSKTDSDKARKIAALQAQIRSKLSSGLLGNVSVPDKPTPLILDESGRTVDITGKEVQLTQVVPTLKANIRAKKREEFKAQLQESKGPEEIQDTHFFDTRIGVKPAIRGKRTLKFHEPGKFQQLAERIRMKAQLEKLQNEISQIARKTGISSATKLALIAPKTEALSEDVPNVEWWDSVILAGGYPNEDELTMIKNSTITNLVEHPTQMRPPTDPLKPIYMPVFLTKKERKKLRRQNRREAWKEEQEKIRLGLEPPPEPKLRISNLMRVLGTEAVQDPTKIEAHVRQQMAKRLKAHEDANAARRLTADQRREKKARKLKEDTTLGVHVSVYRIRDLLNNSSKKFKVETNAKQLYLTGCVMLFRDCNVVVVEGGAKQLSKYKRLMMNRIKWEEDIIKDNDGNDVPNKCVPVWEGTSKQRHFGEIKFKVCPIEKMAREHFKKHQVEHYWDLAYSGAVLDNTDDIRS comes from the exons ATGGCttatttaacgagaaaagaaatagatgAAATGAAACCACAAATTGAAAAAGCAGTTCAAAAATTTCTCGGTTTTGGGGAACCTGCTATCGTTACCACGGCTGTCAATTGTATTACTTCTGGCTATGATAAACGTAAAACTGCAG ATAAATTATCTGCTTTATTGGAAGATAAAAAAGCTTCAAAACTaactgaaaaaatatttgcaatatatGATGATGCTAAAGCAACACAGAAAAGTAAGAAACGAAGTCACATGGAAGATAAAGATAAAGACAAAGATGCGAAGAAACCGAGATTTAGAGATGATgaagtgaaaaatgaaaaaacaacaGAAGCACAATTATCTGCAGATAAG atACGACAAATGATGGCTAATGCCCAAAGAgaaatcgaagaaagaaaaagagcaCTGAAAGCCATAAAACAAGATGAATCATCACCGATAAAGCCATTACACAAATCACAAGATTCATTACCTACGGTGGGGAGTATGTACAATCAAGGTTTATTAAGTAAAACAGATTCGGACAAAGCTCGAAAAATTGCTGCTCTACAAGCCCAAATCAGAAGTAAACTAAGCTCAGGGTTACTTGGTAATGTCAGTGTACCCGACAAACCAACTCCATTAATTTTGGATGAATCAGGGAGAACCGTAGATATAACAGGCAAAGAAGTACAACTTACTCAAGTAGTGCCAACATTGAAAGCCAATATTCGGGCAAAAAAACGGGAAGAGTTCAAAGCGCAGTTGCAAGAATCCAAAGGCCCGGAAGAAATTCAAGACACACACTTTTTTGATACTAGGATAGGTGTGAAACCAGCTATACGTGGTAAACGCACATTGAAATTCCATGAACCAGGAAAGTTTCAGCAACTAGCAGAGAGAATTCGTATGAAAGCTCAGTTAGAAAAACTGCAGAATGAAATTAGTCAAATTGCTAGAAAAACCGGTATAAGTTCTGCAACTAAATTGGCGCTCATAGCACCAAAAACTGAAGCTCTCAGCGAAGATGTGCCTAATGTAGAATGGTGGGACTCGGTTATTTTGGCAGGAGGTTATCCGAACGAAGATGAACTTACCATGATTAAAAACTCCACTATTACCAATCTTGTAGAACATCCCACACAAATGCGACCTCCAA cTGATCCATTAAAACCAATATATATGCccgtatttttaacgaaaaaggAACGTAAAAAGTTACGAAGACAAAACCGGCGAGAAGCATGGAAAGAAGAGCaagaaaaaattcgattaGGCCTCGAACCGCCGCCGGAACCGAAATTGAGAATTTCAAATCTCATGCGAGTATTAGGTACAGAAGCCGTCCAAGATCCTACGAAAATAGAAGCTCACGTTCGACAACAAATGGCTAAAAGATTAAAGGCACACGAAGATGCTAATGCGGCTCGACGTCTTACGGCTGATCAAAGGCGAGAGAAAAAGGCAAGAAAACTTAAGGAGGATACTACACTCGGTGTACACGTATCCGTTTACag AATACGCGATCTGCTAAATAATTCTTCAAAGAAGTTTAAAGTGGAAACAAATGCGAAACAGCTTTACCTTACAGGCTGTGTTATGCTCTTCCGAGACTGCAACGTTGTCGTAGTAGAAGGTGGCGCGAAACaattaagtaaatataaacGATTGATGATGAATCGCATCAAGTGGGAGGAAGATATTATAAAAGATAACGATGGGAACGATGTACCGAACAAATGCGTTCCTGTATGGGAAGGCACTAGTAAACAACGTCATTTTGGAGAAATCAAATTCAAAGTTTGCCCAATCGAAAAAATGGCTCGGGAGCACTTTAAAAAGCACCAAGTTGAGCATTACTGGGATTTAGCTTATAGCGGAGCTGTTCTTGATAACACAGACGATATTCGCTCCTAG
- the LOC128879056 gene encoding heat shock 70 kDa protein cognate 5, which produces MLTAAKLLTRSCSNVTCDIARRQQFSTILKNVAAPMYVPQRFTDLQQYRYKSEGVKGAVIGIDLGTTFSCVAVMEGKQAKVIENAEGSRTTPSYVAFSRDGERLVGMPAKRQAVTNSANTFYATKRLIGRKFDDPEVKKDMKTVSYKIVRASNGDAWVEGGDGKMYSPSQIGAFVLMKMKETAEAYLSMPVKNAVITVPAYFNDTQRQATKDAGQIAGLNVLRVINEPTAAALAYGMDKTEDKIIAVYDLGGGTFDISILEIQKGVFEVKSTNGDTFLGGEDFDNTLVNYLAAEFKKDQGLDVAKDAMAMQRLKEAAEKAKIELSSSLQTDINLPYLTMDSSGPKHLNIKLSRSKFESLVGDLIKRTIQPCQKALSDAEVSKSDIGEVLLVGGMTRVPKVQQTVQEIFGRQPSKAVNPDEAVAVGAAVQGGVLAGDVTDVLLLDVTPLSLGIETLGGVFTRLISRNTTIPTKKSQVFSTAADGQTQVEIKVHQGEREMAKDNKLLGQFTLVGIPPAPRGVPQIEVTFDIDANGIVHVSARDKGTGKEQQIVIQSSGGLSKDEIENMVKNAEQYAKQDKIKKDRVEAVNQAEGIIHDTESKLEEFKAQLPQDECDKLKESVNKMRETLAKKDEVEPEEIKKQTNELQQASLKLFEMAYKKMAAERESQNQSQSQQDDGAEKKEEKN; this is translated from the exons atgctGACCGCCGCAAAGTTGTTAACTCGAAGCTGCAGCAATGTCACCTGTGACATTGCTAGAAGACAACAGTTCAGCACAATTCTTAAAAAT gttGCAGCTCCTATGTATGTGCCCCAACGATTTACAGATCTGCAACAATATCGATacaa gtCAGAGGGTGTGAAAGGTGCAGTTATCGGAATCGATCTTGGTACAACATTCTCGTGTGTAGCTGTTATGGAAGGAAAACAAGCTAAAGTGATAGAAAATGCAGAGGGTTCACGCACGACTCCATCCTACGTGGCATTTAGTAGAG ATGGCGAACGTTTAGTTGGTATGCCAGCCAAGCGTCAAGCAGTCACAAATTCAGCAAATACATTTTACGCTACGAAACGATTAATTGGACGAAAATTCGACGATCCCGaagtaaaaaaagatat GAAAActgtttcttataaaattgttcgagCTTCCAATGGAGATGCATGGGTAGAAGGAGGTGATGGTAAAATGTATTCCCCTAGTCAAATCGGTGCATTTGTGCTCATGAAAATGAAGGAAACAGCTGAAGCATACTTAAGTATGCCAGTAAAAAATGCTGTAATCACTGTACCTGCATACTTCAATGATACGCAAAGACAAGCTACGAAAGATGCTGGTCAGATTGCTGGCCTTAATGTACTCAGAGTAATCAATGAACCAACAGCTGCTGCTCTTGCATATGGCATGGACAAAACAGAAGATAAAAT caTTGCAGTATATGATTTGGGAGGTGGTacttttgatatttcaattttggaaATTCAAAAAGGAGTCTTTGAAGTCAAATCTACGAATGGAGATACCTTCTTGGGTGGAGAAGACTTTGATAATACTTTAGTTAATTATCTTGCAgcagaatttaagaaagat CAAGGTTTAGATGTAGCAAAGGATGCAATGGCTATGCAACGGTTGAAAGAAGCAGCTGAAAAAGCAAAGATTGAACTATCCAGTTCTCTTCAAACCGATATAAACTTGCCATACCTAACTATGGACTCTAGTGGTCCGAAACATTTAAACATCAAGCTTTCAAGAAGTAAATTTGAAAGTCTTGTAGGTGATTTAATCAAACGTACTATTCAGCCATGTCAAAAAGCACTTTCTGATGCTGAAGTATCGAAGTCTGATATTGGTGAGGTGTTGTTGGTTGGTGGCATGACAAGAGTACCTAAAGTTCAACAGACGGTACAAGAAATTTTTGGTCGACAACCATCAAAGGCCGTTAATCCTGATGAAGCTGTAGCTGTTGGCGCAGCAGTTCAAGGTGGTGTACTTGCTGGTGATGTAACGGATGTCCTTCTACTGGACGTTACTCCATTATCACTTG gCATTGAAACGTTGGGTGGTGTATTTACAAGATTAATTTCCCGAAATACGACTATTCCCACCAAAAAAAGTCAAGTATTCTCCACTGCAGCCGATGGTCAAACTCAAGttgaaattaaagttcatCAAGGCGAGCGAGAAATGGCTAAGGATAATAAACTCTTAGGACAGTTTACTCTTGTCGGTATTCCACCCGCGCCAAGAGGTGTACCACAAATAGAAGTCACATTTGATATTGACGCTAATGGCATTGTTCATGTGTCCGCTAGGGACAAGGGAACTGGCAAAGAACAACAAA TTGTTATTCAGTCGAGTGGTGGTCTCAGTaaagatgaaattgaaaacatggtgaaaaatgctgaaCAATATGCCAAACAAgacaaaattaagaaagatAGAGTTGAGGCTGTGAATCAAGCTGAAGGAATTATTCATGATACAGAATCTAAGTTAGAAGAATTCAAAGCACAGTTACCACAAGATGAA TGTGACAAACTGAAAGaatctgttaataaaatgCGAGAAACATTGGCCAAGAAAGATGAGGTAGAACCtgaggaaattaaaaaacaaacaaatgaattgCAACAAGCCAGTCTTAAACTGTTTGAGATGGCATATAAGAAG ATGGCCGCTGAGCGGGAAAGCCAGAATCAAAGCCAAAGTCAACAAGACGATGGAgctgaaaagaaagaagaaaagaattaa
- the LOC128879042 gene encoding peroxidasin-like isoform X2, which translates to MLLDLNRRTNVSMEKYHQAEQAILNSHTHLTRGSPSWFLSASHAMTEDAQNLTRKALRMETMAVMLVEALNMSSKEASSVLPSVAAINCPESSSFLQVMASCRGLDSRYRTHTGKCNNGLHPTWGAALEAYVRFLPPEYVDGVSMPRTDLPSAREVSSKVHSGGLDLKHPYLMALTALFGQFLIHDLAHTPKMELPDGAKLKCCDVDYEHFHPECFPIRADNTIGCMEYSRSAPHPGNSLQGCKLGPRQQINQASSYLDLSPVYGSSEDIAKALRSGKGGLLNTQRKNLPMPSPKYESCRSANKAFPCFLSGDSRVNENPGLTLMHVLFLREHNRVAAELGQLNPHWDDERLYQEARRIVIAEMEHITYNEFLPVVLGETSLDKYQLRLAHRGYFRGYDTRTDATLSNAVASAGLFFIAALTPKTLDLVDSRSALKSGERSLLSAFYAPQEFYEAGAIDRLISGATAGHSRKPLPPGLNEILLERYFHDGKSNDIAVDYAAQVIQQGRDHGLSPYIRWRTFCDLPDISSFDDLRGSMAKDTIERLRAVYKNVEDIDLVTGALSEAPVSDSVLGPTFLCLLGRTFRNLRLGDRYWYENANSPGSFPLSQLEEIRKVTMAQILCYNGDRLNLMQPRAFLLKDRFLNDVTNCSIHMIGSPNFSSWKDKNVS; encoded by the exons ATGTTACTGGATCTGAATAGGCGTACAAATGTTTCGATGGAGAAGTACCATCAAGCCGAACAAGCGATCCTGAACTCGCATACACATTTAACCCGTGGTTCCCCGTCGTGGTTCCTCAGTGCATCCCACGCGATGACCGAGGACGCGCAAAATCTTACGAGGAAAGCCTTGCGAATGGAAACAATGGCTGTGATGTTGGTGGAAGCGTTGAACATGTCGTCGAAAGAGGCGTCTTCCGTATTGCCATCTGTGGCTGCCATTAACTGTCCCGAGTCGTCCAGCTTTTTGCAAGTAATGGCCAGCTGCAGAGGGCTCGATTCCCGCTACAGAACTCACACGGGGAAGTGCAATAACGGTTTGCATCCAACTTGGGGCGCAGCTTTGGAGGCTTACGTGAGATTCCTGCCACCTGAATACGTAGACGGGGTCTCTATGCCACGCACGGATTTACCTAGCGCCAGAGAAGTCTCTTCGAAAGTGCATTCCGGTGGATTGGATCTTAAACATCCGTATTTGATGGCACTCACCGCGCTGTTTGGCCAATTTCTGATTCATGATCTCGCGCATACACCTAAGATGGAACTACCTGACGgagcgaaattgaaatgttgcGACGTGGATTATGAACACTTCCATCCAGAATGCTTTCCGATCCGTGCCGACAACACTATAGGCTGCATGGAATATTCAAGATCAGCGCCCCACCCAGGAAACTCACTACAG GGATGCAAATTGGGTCCTCGGCAGCAGATCAACCAGGCATCGTCGTACTTAGACCTTTCCCCGGTTTATGGGAGTTCCGAAGACATAGCGAAAGCTCTGCGATCCGGCAAGGGCGGTTTGCTTAATACGCAGAGGAAGAACTTGCCCATGCCTTCGCCGAAGTACGAAAGTTGCAGAAGCGCGAACAAAGCTTTCCCGTGTTTTCTTAGCGGGGACTCGCGAGTAAACGAGAACCCCGGTCTCACTCTAATGCACGTACTTTTTCTACGGGAGCATAACCGAGTCGCTGCCGAGCTGGGACAACTGAATCCTCACTGGGACGACGAGAGACTCTACCAGGAAGCAAGAAGAATCGTTATAGCGGAAATGGAGCATATAACTTATAACGAGTTTCTGCCCGTTGTTCTCGGCGAAACAAGTCTCGACAA GTATCAGTTACGCTTAGCGCACCGAGGTTACTTCCGAGGCTACGACACCAGAACAGATGCGACACTTTCAAACGCTGTTGCATCCGCTGGGCTCTTCTTCATTGCCGCGTTGACCCCAAAAACCCTCGACCTAGTTGACTCACGATCGGCGTTAAAGTCTGGAGAAAGGTCCTTACTATCGGCGTTCTACGCTCCACAGGAGTTTTACGAAGCTGGTGCTATTGATCGTCTGATCTCAGGTGCTACAG CGGGACATTCTAGGAAGCCTTTACCGCCAGGATTGAATGAAATCCTTTTGGAACGATACTTCCACGATGGAAAAAGCAACGACATTGCTGTGGATTATGCCGCACAAGTCATACAACAAGGAAGGGATCACGGTTTGTCCCCATACATCAGATGGCGAACATTCTGCGATTTGCCAGACATTAGTAGTTTCGATGATCTTAGAGGATCCATGGCCAAAGATACCATAGAAAGACTTCGAGCAGTTTATAA GAATGTGGAAGACATAGATCTAGTAACAGGAGCACTTTCGGAAGCACCTGTGTCGGATTCTGTTCTTGGACcaacatttctttgtttattagGACGTACTTTTCGAAATCTTCGTTTAG GGGACAGGTATTGGTACGAAAATGCAAATAGTCCAGGTTCATTTCCCTTGAGTCAAttagaagaaataagaaaagttACGATGGCGCAAATCTTGTGTTACAATGGTGACAGACTGAACTTGATGCAACCTAGAGCGTTTCTTCTGAAAGATCGATTCTT GAATGATGTAACAAATTGCTCCATACACATGATTGGGTCGCCTAATTTTTCATCTTGGAAGGATAAGAATGTTTCGTAA
- the LOC128879042 gene encoding peroxidasin-like isoform X1: MSMCAERRPINDLFAFLSRFLVLFVLVESTTLPSNMLLDLNRRTNVSMEKYHQAEQAILNSHTHLTRGSPSWFLSASHAMTEDAQNLTRKALRMETMAVMLVEALNMSSKEASSVLPSVAAINCPESSSFLQVMASCRGLDSRYRTHTGKCNNGLHPTWGAALEAYVRFLPPEYVDGVSMPRTDLPSAREVSSKVHSGGLDLKHPYLMALTALFGQFLIHDLAHTPKMELPDGAKLKCCDVDYEHFHPECFPIRADNTIGCMEYSRSAPHPGNSLQGCKLGPRQQINQASSYLDLSPVYGSSEDIAKALRSGKGGLLNTQRKNLPMPSPKYESCRSANKAFPCFLSGDSRVNENPGLTLMHVLFLREHNRVAAELGQLNPHWDDERLYQEARRIVIAEMEHITYNEFLPVVLGETSLDKYQLRLAHRGYFRGYDTRTDATLSNAVASAGLFFIAALTPKTLDLVDSRSALKSGERSLLSAFYAPQEFYEAGAIDRLISGATAGHSRKPLPPGLNEILLERYFHDGKSNDIAVDYAAQVIQQGRDHGLSPYIRWRTFCDLPDISSFDDLRGSMAKDTIERLRAVYKNVEDIDLVTGALSEAPVSDSVLGPTFLCLLGRTFRNLRLGDRYWYENANSPGSFPLSQLEEIRKVTMAQILCYNGDRLNLMQPRAFLLKDRFLNDVTNCSIHMIGSPNFSSWKDKNVS, encoded by the exons ATGTCGATGTGCGCGGAACGAAGACCGATCAATGATTTATTCGCTTTCCTGTCGCG ATTCCTCGTCTTGTTCGTGCTCGTTGAGAGTACAACATTGCCGTCGAACATGTTACTGGATCTGAATAGGCGTACAAATGTTTCGATGGAGAAGTACCATCAAGCCGAACAAGCGATCCTGAACTCGCATACACATTTAACCCGTGGTTCCCCGTCGTGGTTCCTCAGTGCATCCCACGCGATGACCGAGGACGCGCAAAATCTTACGAGGAAAGCCTTGCGAATGGAAACAATGGCTGTGATGTTGGTGGAAGCGTTGAACATGTCGTCGAAAGAGGCGTCTTCCGTATTGCCATCTGTGGCTGCCATTAACTGTCCCGAGTCGTCCAGCTTTTTGCAAGTAATGGCCAGCTGCAGAGGGCTCGATTCCCGCTACAGAACTCACACGGGGAAGTGCAATAACGGTTTGCATCCAACTTGGGGCGCAGCTTTGGAGGCTTACGTGAGATTCCTGCCACCTGAATACGTAGACGGGGTCTCTATGCCACGCACGGATTTACCTAGCGCCAGAGAAGTCTCTTCGAAAGTGCATTCCGGTGGATTGGATCTTAAACATCCGTATTTGATGGCACTCACCGCGCTGTTTGGCCAATTTCTGATTCATGATCTCGCGCATACACCTAAGATGGAACTACCTGACGgagcgaaattgaaatgttgcGACGTGGATTATGAACACTTCCATCCAGAATGCTTTCCGATCCGTGCCGACAACACTATAGGCTGCATGGAATATTCAAGATCAGCGCCCCACCCAGGAAACTCACTACAG GGATGCAAATTGGGTCCTCGGCAGCAGATCAACCAGGCATCGTCGTACTTAGACCTTTCCCCGGTTTATGGGAGTTCCGAAGACATAGCGAAAGCTCTGCGATCCGGCAAGGGCGGTTTGCTTAATACGCAGAGGAAGAACTTGCCCATGCCTTCGCCGAAGTACGAAAGTTGCAGAAGCGCGAACAAAGCTTTCCCGTGTTTTCTTAGCGGGGACTCGCGAGTAAACGAGAACCCCGGTCTCACTCTAATGCACGTACTTTTTCTACGGGAGCATAACCGAGTCGCTGCCGAGCTGGGACAACTGAATCCTCACTGGGACGACGAGAGACTCTACCAGGAAGCAAGAAGAATCGTTATAGCGGAAATGGAGCATATAACTTATAACGAGTTTCTGCCCGTTGTTCTCGGCGAAACAAGTCTCGACAA GTATCAGTTACGCTTAGCGCACCGAGGTTACTTCCGAGGCTACGACACCAGAACAGATGCGACACTTTCAAACGCTGTTGCATCCGCTGGGCTCTTCTTCATTGCCGCGTTGACCCCAAAAACCCTCGACCTAGTTGACTCACGATCGGCGTTAAAGTCTGGAGAAAGGTCCTTACTATCGGCGTTCTACGCTCCACAGGAGTTTTACGAAGCTGGTGCTATTGATCGTCTGATCTCAGGTGCTACAG CGGGACATTCTAGGAAGCCTTTACCGCCAGGATTGAATGAAATCCTTTTGGAACGATACTTCCACGATGGAAAAAGCAACGACATTGCTGTGGATTATGCCGCACAAGTCATACAACAAGGAAGGGATCACGGTTTGTCCCCATACATCAGATGGCGAACATTCTGCGATTTGCCAGACATTAGTAGTTTCGATGATCTTAGAGGATCCATGGCCAAAGATACCATAGAAAGACTTCGAGCAGTTTATAA GAATGTGGAAGACATAGATCTAGTAACAGGAGCACTTTCGGAAGCACCTGTGTCGGATTCTGTTCTTGGACcaacatttctttgtttattagGACGTACTTTTCGAAATCTTCGTTTAG GGGACAGGTATTGGTACGAAAATGCAAATAGTCCAGGTTCATTTCCCTTGAGTCAAttagaagaaataagaaaagttACGATGGCGCAAATCTTGTGTTACAATGGTGACAGACTGAACTTGATGCAACCTAGAGCGTTTCTTCTGAAAGATCGATTCTT GAATGATGTAACAAATTGCTCCATACACATGATTGGGTCGCCTAATTTTTCATCTTGGAAGGATAAGAATGTTTCGTAA
- the LOC128879042 gene encoding peroxidasin-like isoform X3 gives MSMCAERRPINDLFAFLSRASHAMTEDAQNLTRKALRMETMAVMLVEALNMSSKEASSVLPSVAAINCPESSSFLQVMASCRGLDSRYRTHTGKCNNGLHPTWGAALEAYVRFLPPEYVDGVSMPRTDLPSAREVSSKVHSGGLDLKHPYLMALTALFGQFLIHDLAHTPKMELPDGAKLKCCDVDYEHFHPECFPIRADNTIGCMEYSRSAPHPGNSLQGCKLGPRQQINQASSYLDLSPVYGSSEDIAKALRSGKGGLLNTQRKNLPMPSPKYESCRSANKAFPCFLSGDSRVNENPGLTLMHVLFLREHNRVAAELGQLNPHWDDERLYQEARRIVIAEMEHITYNEFLPVVLGETSLDKYQLRLAHRGYFRGYDTRTDATLSNAVASAGLFFIAALTPKTLDLVDSRSALKSGERSLLSAFYAPQEFYEAGAIDRLISGATAGHSRKPLPPGLNEILLERYFHDGKSNDIAVDYAAQVIQQGRDHGLSPYIRWRTFCDLPDISSFDDLRGSMAKDTIERLRAVYKNVEDIDLVTGALSEAPVSDSVLGPTFLCLLGRTFRNLRLGDRYWYENANSPGSFPLSQLEEIRKVTMAQILCYNGDRLNLMQPRAFLLKDRFLNDVTNCSIHMIGSPNFSSWKDKNVS, from the exons ATGTCGATGTGCGCGGAACGAAGACCGATCAATGATTTATTCGCTTTCCTGTCGCG TGCATCCCACGCGATGACCGAGGACGCGCAAAATCTTACGAGGAAAGCCTTGCGAATGGAAACAATGGCTGTGATGTTGGTGGAAGCGTTGAACATGTCGTCGAAAGAGGCGTCTTCCGTATTGCCATCTGTGGCTGCCATTAACTGTCCCGAGTCGTCCAGCTTTTTGCAAGTAATGGCCAGCTGCAGAGGGCTCGATTCCCGCTACAGAACTCACACGGGGAAGTGCAATAACGGTTTGCATCCAACTTGGGGCGCAGCTTTGGAGGCTTACGTGAGATTCCTGCCACCTGAATACGTAGACGGGGTCTCTATGCCACGCACGGATTTACCTAGCGCCAGAGAAGTCTCTTCGAAAGTGCATTCCGGTGGATTGGATCTTAAACATCCGTATTTGATGGCACTCACCGCGCTGTTTGGCCAATTTCTGATTCATGATCTCGCGCATACACCTAAGATGGAACTACCTGACGgagcgaaattgaaatgttgcGACGTGGATTATGAACACTTCCATCCAGAATGCTTTCCGATCCGTGCCGACAACACTATAGGCTGCATGGAATATTCAAGATCAGCGCCCCACCCAGGAAACTCACTACAG GGATGCAAATTGGGTCCTCGGCAGCAGATCAACCAGGCATCGTCGTACTTAGACCTTTCCCCGGTTTATGGGAGTTCCGAAGACATAGCGAAAGCTCTGCGATCCGGCAAGGGCGGTTTGCTTAATACGCAGAGGAAGAACTTGCCCATGCCTTCGCCGAAGTACGAAAGTTGCAGAAGCGCGAACAAAGCTTTCCCGTGTTTTCTTAGCGGGGACTCGCGAGTAAACGAGAACCCCGGTCTCACTCTAATGCACGTACTTTTTCTACGGGAGCATAACCGAGTCGCTGCCGAGCTGGGACAACTGAATCCTCACTGGGACGACGAGAGACTCTACCAGGAAGCAAGAAGAATCGTTATAGCGGAAATGGAGCATATAACTTATAACGAGTTTCTGCCCGTTGTTCTCGGCGAAACAAGTCTCGACAA GTATCAGTTACGCTTAGCGCACCGAGGTTACTTCCGAGGCTACGACACCAGAACAGATGCGACACTTTCAAACGCTGTTGCATCCGCTGGGCTCTTCTTCATTGCCGCGTTGACCCCAAAAACCCTCGACCTAGTTGACTCACGATCGGCGTTAAAGTCTGGAGAAAGGTCCTTACTATCGGCGTTCTACGCTCCACAGGAGTTTTACGAAGCTGGTGCTATTGATCGTCTGATCTCAGGTGCTACAG CGGGACATTCTAGGAAGCCTTTACCGCCAGGATTGAATGAAATCCTTTTGGAACGATACTTCCACGATGGAAAAAGCAACGACATTGCTGTGGATTATGCCGCACAAGTCATACAACAAGGAAGGGATCACGGTTTGTCCCCATACATCAGATGGCGAACATTCTGCGATTTGCCAGACATTAGTAGTTTCGATGATCTTAGAGGATCCATGGCCAAAGATACCATAGAAAGACTTCGAGCAGTTTATAA GAATGTGGAAGACATAGATCTAGTAACAGGAGCACTTTCGGAAGCACCTGTGTCGGATTCTGTTCTTGGACcaacatttctttgtttattagGACGTACTTTTCGAAATCTTCGTTTAG GGGACAGGTATTGGTACGAAAATGCAAATAGTCCAGGTTCATTTCCCTTGAGTCAAttagaagaaataagaaaagttACGATGGCGCAAATCTTGTGTTACAATGGTGACAGACTGAACTTGATGCAACCTAGAGCGTTTCTTCTGAAAGATCGATTCTT GAATGATGTAACAAATTGCTCCATACACATGATTGGGTCGCCTAATTTTTCATCTTGGAAGGATAAGAATGTTTCGTAA